A genomic segment from bacterium HR17 encodes:
- the ddlB gene encoding D-alanine--D-alanine ligase B translates to MVRVLVLMGGDSPEREVSLRSGQAVSRALVRRGYQVFPVDLSYRYAGSLPPHPLPPANAEALMFCSPKELPQWIGAIQPDVVVPVLHGGYGEDGTLQAMLELLQVPYAFSPPTACFLAMNKIHFKRLLVAEGIPTPDHAVVTRLAFERDPHGAIDAVEERLGYPCVVKPAAQGSTIGASVVEKPDREALRAALAEALRYDPEALVERRIVGAEITVAVIGQGESAQALPVVEIVPKTQFFDYATKYTPGMAEHHIPPQSVSERAQREAQVIAVRIHTLLRCRGVTRTDMMVDAAERLFVLELNAIPGMTEVSLVPDAARAAGWSFEALVQMLVEDALAAPTG, encoded by the coding sequence ATGGTGCGGGTTTTGGTCTTGATGGGAGGCGATTCGCCCGAACGCGAAGTCTCGCTCCGGTCGGGGCAAGCGGTCTCACGAGCGCTGGTGCGCCGAGGCTATCAAGTGTTCCCCGTTGACCTTTCTTACCGCTACGCGGGTTCCTTGCCCCCTCACCCTTTGCCCCCAGCGAACGCGGAGGCGTTGATGTTCTGTTCACCGAAGGAATTACCCCAGTGGATCGGGGCAATCCAACCGGATGTCGTTGTTCCGGTGCTGCACGGCGGTTACGGCGAGGACGGGACGCTGCAAGCGATGCTGGAACTGTTGCAGGTGCCTTACGCCTTTTCCCCGCCGACCGCCTGCTTTCTGGCGATGAACAAAATCCATTTCAAGCGGCTCTTGGTTGCGGAGGGCATTCCGACCCCAGACCATGCCGTCGTGACCCGGTTGGCGTTTGAGCGCGACCCGCACGGTGCAATAGATGCGGTGGAAGAGCGGCTGGGCTATCCGTGCGTCGTCAAACCAGCGGCACAAGGTTCCACCATCGGTGCCAGCGTCGTAGAAAAACCCGACCGCGAGGCGTTGCGAGCGGCGCTTGCGGAAGCGTTGCGCTACGACCCAGAAGCGTTAGTGGAGCGGCGCATTGTGGGCGCGGAGATCACCGTCGCCGTCATCGGTCAGGGCGAAAGCGCCCAGGCGTTGCCCGTCGTGGAAATCGTGCCTAAGACCCAATTTTTTGACTACGCTACAAAATACACGCCAGGGATGGCGGAACACCATATCCCGCCTCAATCCGTCTCGGAACGAGCGCAGCGGGAAGCGCAAGTGATAGCGGTGCGCATTCACACTTTGCTGCGGTGCCGGGGCGTCACGCGCACCGACATGATGGTGGACGCAGCCGAGCGGCTTTTCGTGCTGGAACTGAACGCTATCCCCGGCATGACGGAAGTAAGTTTGGTGCCCGATGCTGCGCGGGCGGCTGGGTGGTCATTTGAGGCGTTGGTGCAAATGTTGGTGGAGGATGCCCTCGCGGCACCGACAGGTTAA
- the murB gene encoding UDP-N-acetylenolpyruvoylglucosamine reductase, protein MTDKDRHLLTRLISLPPQFNTPMAEHTTLKVGGPADALVHVCTPEELRRVIQFARERDLPIFVLGEGSNLIVRDGGIRGIVLHLTGELAQINFDTTEVEVGGGAYLPHLLVRAAQRGLGGLECCTGVPGTVGGALISNAGTAEDFIGQRVRRVTVVDSDGEMRELTAKDLQFGYRWSNLREHGLVVVSVALALHPDSPTAVMDRIRQRWHYRRKTQPVNLPCAGCIFKNPPGDRAGRLLEAAGLKGVRIGDAQVSTVHANFIVNLGKATAKDVLALAEVMRQTVLDKFGIALEYEVQIVGEDG, encoded by the coding sequence ATGACCGACAAGGACAGGCACCTTTTGACGCGCCTGATCAGTTTACCGCCGCAGTTCAACACGCCGATGGCAGAGCACACCACCTTGAAAGTCGGCGGACCCGCCGACGCATTGGTGCATGTGTGCACGCCAGAAGAGTTGCGCCGCGTCATCCAGTTTGCGCGCGAGCGCGACCTACCGATATTCGTTTTAGGCGAAGGCAGCAACCTGATTGTCCGCGACGGCGGCATTCGCGGCATCGTTTTGCACTTGACAGGAGAGTTGGCTCAGATCAACTTTGACACGACGGAAGTGGAAGTCGGCGGGGGGGCGTATTTGCCCCATTTGCTCGTGAGAGCCGCGCAACGGGGTTTAGGTGGCTTGGAATGTTGCACGGGCGTGCCCGGCACGGTCGGCGGGGCGCTCATTTCTAACGCGGGAACCGCCGAGGATTTCATCGGGCAACGAGTCCGCCGGGTCACCGTCGTAGACAGCGACGGAGAGATGCGCGAGTTGACCGCCAAGGATTTGCAGTTCGGTTACCGTTGGAGCAACCTGCGGGAGCACGGGCTCGTCGTGGTCAGTGTGGCGCTGGCGCTCCACCCTGACAGCCCGACCGCCGTCATGGATCGCATCCGCCAGCGTTGGCACTACCGGCGGAAAACGCAACCGGTCAACCTACCGTGCGCCGGTTGCATCTTCAAAAACCCGCCCGGCGACCGTGCGGGACGGCTGTTGGAAGCCGCAGGGTTAAAAGGCGTGCGCATCGGCGACGCGCAAGTTTCCACCGTTCATGCCAACTTCATCGTCAATTTGGGCAAGGCGACGGCGAAGGATGTGTTGGCGTTGGCAGAGGTGATGCGTCAAACCGTCCTTGACAAGTTCGGTATCGCGCTGGAGTATGAAGTGCAAATCGTCGGCGAGGACGGGTGA